A single Pseudomonas sp. DC1.2 DNA region contains:
- the glcE gene encoding glycolate oxidase subunit GlcE, with the protein MSNAHDLDNSGALLEQVNQALQNATALRIQGSNSKGFLGRTVAGEVLDTRSHRGIVSYDPTELVVTVRCGTPLAELFEVLDASQQMLPCEPPSFGEDATVGGMIASGLSGPRRPWSGSVRDYVLGTRVITGQGKHLRFGGEVMKNVAGYDLSRLMAGSYGALGVITEVSLKVLPKPRQCLSISLDMDRDRALLRLAEWGQQPLPISAACHDSQRLHLRLEGGEGSVAAAHERLGGELLDASYWADLNEHRLSFFDEDLPLWRLSLPNNTPVLSLPGKQLIDWGGAQRWLKSDADAAFIRSVVNEVGGHVTCYSHGLLDSPFQPLPDALMRYHRNLKHQLDPRGLFNPGRLYAEL; encoded by the coding sequence ATGTCCAATGCACACGATCTCGACAACAGCGGTGCGTTGCTGGAACAGGTCAACCAGGCACTGCAAAACGCCACAGCACTGCGCATCCAGGGCTCTAACAGCAAAGGATTTCTGGGGCGCACGGTCGCCGGTGAAGTCCTCGACACACGTTCACACCGTGGCATTGTCAGCTACGACCCGACCGAACTGGTAGTCACGGTACGCTGTGGCACCCCGCTGGCAGAGCTGTTTGAGGTGCTGGACGCATCACAGCAGATGCTGCCTTGTGAACCACCCTCCTTCGGCGAGGACGCGACGGTGGGCGGTATGATCGCCAGCGGGCTGTCCGGACCTCGCCGCCCCTGGTCAGGATCAGTGCGCGATTACGTCCTCGGAACGCGGGTCATCACCGGTCAGGGCAAGCATTTGCGCTTCGGCGGCGAGGTCATGAAGAACGTCGCCGGCTACGACCTGTCGCGCTTGATGGCCGGCAGTTACGGCGCGCTTGGGGTCATCACCGAAGTGTCGCTCAAAGTCCTGCCCAAACCGCGGCAATGCTTGAGTATCAGCCTCGACATGGACCGTGATCGTGCGTTGCTGCGCCTCGCCGAGTGGGGCCAGCAACCGCTGCCGATCAGCGCCGCGTGCCACGACAGCCAACGCCTGCACCTGCGGCTCGAAGGCGGCGAAGGCTCGGTTGCCGCGGCCCATGAGCGCTTGGGCGGGGAGCTTCTCGACGCATCCTACTGGGCGGACCTTAACGAACACCGCTTGAGTTTTTTCGATGAAGACCTGCCCCTCTGGCGCCTGTCCTTACCGAACAACACACCCGTGTTATCACTGCCGGGCAAGCAACTCATCGATTGGGGTGGCGCCCAGCGCTGGCTCAAATCCGATGCCGACGCGGCGTTCATACGCAGTGTGGTCAATGAGGTCGGCGGCCATGTGACCTGCTACAGCCACGGCCTGCTCGACAGCCCGTTCCAACCGTTACCTGACGCGCTGATGCGCTATCACCGGAATTTGAAGCACCAACTCGATCCACGGGGCCTTTTCAACCCCGGTCGCCTGTACGCGGAGCTTTGA
- the glcD gene encoding glycolate oxidase subunit GlcD — translation MNILYDERVDGALPDVDKNALLQALRTQWPALEVLHQREELKPYECDGLSAYRTTPMLVLLPRHMDEVQGVLRLCHERQVPVVARGAGTGLSGGALPLEKGVLLVMARFNNILHIDPAARTARVQPGVRNLAISQAAAPFGLYYAPDPSSQIACSIGGNVAENAGGVHCLKYGLTVHNLLQVEILTVDGEHLTLGSQALDSPGFDLLALFTGSEGMLGVITEVTVKLLPKPQTAKVLLAAFDSVEKAGRAVGDIIAAGIIPGGLEMMDNLAIRAAEDFIHAGYPVDAHAILLCELDGVEADVHDDCDRVRHVLEQAGATEVRQARDEAERVRFWAGRKNAFPAVGRLSPDYYCMDGTIPRRALPEVLRAIAALSAEYNLRVANVFHAGDGNMHPLILFDANQPGELDRAEALGGKILELCVKVGGSITGEHGVGREKINQMCAQFNSDELTVFHAVKAAFDPSGLLNPGKNIPTLHRCAEFGAMHVHMGQLPFPELERF, via the coding sequence ATGAACATTCTCTACGATGAACGTGTTGACGGTGCCCTGCCTGACGTCGACAAAAACGCGCTGCTACAGGCCCTGCGTACACAGTGGCCAGCGCTGGAAGTCCTGCATCAGCGGGAAGAACTCAAACCCTACGAATGCGACGGCCTCTCCGCCTACCGCACTACGCCGATGCTGGTGCTACTGCCGCGTCACATGGACGAGGTTCAGGGCGTGTTACGCCTCTGCCATGAGCGCCAGGTGCCCGTGGTCGCTCGTGGCGCCGGCACTGGCTTATCCGGGGGGGCATTGCCGCTGGAAAAAGGCGTGCTGCTGGTGATGGCACGCTTCAACAATATTTTGCACATCGATCCCGCTGCCCGCACCGCCAGGGTCCAGCCAGGCGTGCGTAACCTGGCGATCTCCCAGGCTGCCGCACCATTTGGCCTGTACTACGCGCCCGACCCTTCCTCACAAATCGCCTGTTCCATCGGGGGCAATGTCGCCGAAAACGCGGGTGGCGTGCATTGCCTCAAGTACGGCCTGACCGTACACAACCTGCTCCAGGTGGAGATCCTGACCGTGGATGGCGAACACCTGACACTGGGCTCCCAGGCGCTGGACTCGCCCGGCTTCGATTTGCTGGCCTTGTTCACCGGCTCCGAAGGCATGCTCGGGGTCATCACTGAGGTCACGGTCAAGCTGCTGCCTAAACCGCAGACCGCCAAGGTGTTGCTGGCCGCGTTCGATTCAGTCGAAAAGGCCGGGCGAGCCGTCGGCGATATCATTGCCGCCGGCATCATCCCCGGAGGCCTGGAAATGATGGACAACCTGGCCATCCGCGCCGCCGAAGACTTTATCCACGCGGGCTATCCGGTGGATGCACACGCCATTCTGCTGTGCGAGCTCGATGGCGTCGAAGCCGATGTCCACGATGACTGCGACCGCGTCCGGCACGTGCTGGAACAGGCAGGCGCCACCGAAGTGCGCCAGGCCAGGGACGAAGCCGAACGTGTGCGCTTCTGGGCCGGGCGCAAAAATGCGTTTCCAGCGGTAGGTCGCCTGTCACCGGACTATTACTGCATGGACGGAACAATCCCGCGCCGCGCACTGCCGGAGGTGCTGCGCGCTATCGCGGCGCTGTCCGCCGAGTACAACCTGCGAGTGGCCAACGTGTTCCATGCCGGCGACGGCAATATGCACCCATTGATTTTGTTCGACGCCAATCAACCGGGCGAACTTGATCGTGCCGAAGCCCTGGGCGGCAAGATTCTGGAACTGTGCGTGAAAGTCGGCGGCAGCATTACCGGCGAGCATGGCGTGGGTCGAGAGAAGATCAACCAGATGTGCGCGCAGTTCAACAGCGACGAGCTGACCGTGTTCCATGCCGTCAAAGCGGCGTTTGACCCCAGTGGTTTGCTCAATCCGGGCAAGAACATCCCCACCCTGCACCGCTGCGCCGAATTTGGCGCGATGCATGTGCATATGGGCCAACTGCCCTTCCCTGAGCTGGAGCGATTCTGA
- the glcC gene encoding transcriptional regulator GlcC, whose product MSSIDEGRHLQVADVVCERIERLIVDGVLKTGQLLPSERRLTEKLGVSRTALREGLKLLRARGIINTQQGKGSFVADLSGQGAMSPLMHLFSSQPRTLYDLFEVRSLLEGESARLAALRGTDADFVLITRSYEALRDAHSRQLDASAHARLDHAFHLAICEASHNPVLVQTLRSLTDLLLNSVFASVNNLYHREPQKRQIDRQHARLYNAVTGRLPEQARKAALAHIASICENLKEIENEEQRLVRATLRLEGWA is encoded by the coding sequence ATGAGCAGCATAGACGAGGGCCGTCATTTGCAAGTCGCCGACGTGGTCTGCGAGCGCATAGAGCGCCTGATCGTGGACGGTGTGCTCAAGACTGGGCAGTTATTGCCCTCAGAACGACGCCTGACCGAAAAACTTGGCGTCTCGCGCACGGCCCTGCGCGAAGGCCTGAAACTGTTGCGCGCACGCGGGATTATCAACACGCAGCAGGGCAAAGGCTCCTTCGTGGCCGATCTTTCGGGGCAGGGGGCGATGTCACCGCTCATGCACCTGTTCAGCTCGCAGCCACGCACGCTCTATGATTTGTTCGAAGTCCGCAGCCTGCTGGAGGGCGAGTCCGCGCGCTTGGCAGCCTTACGCGGAACCGACGCCGACTTCGTCCTGATCACCCGCAGCTACGAGGCCTTACGCGATGCTCACAGCCGTCAGCTGGATGCCTCGGCTCACGCGCGACTCGATCATGCGTTTCACCTGGCGATCTGCGAGGCCTCGCACAACCCGGTATTGGTGCAGACCTTGCGCTCGTTGACGGATTTGCTGCTCAACTCGGTTTTTGCCTCGGTCAACAACCTCTATCACCGTGAACCGCAAAAGCGCCAGATCGATCGCCAACACGCCCGACTCTACAACGCCGTCACCGGCCGCCTGCCAGAGCAAGCACGCAAAGCTGCCCTCGCGCACATCGCGAGCATCTGCGAAAACCTCAAGGAAATTGAAAACGAGGAACAACGGTTGGTCCGGGCTACGTTGCGACTTGAGGGGTGGGCGTAG
- a CDS encoding LysR family transcriptional regulator has protein sequence METLSGLEIFVETAQTQSFIATGRKMGISASAVSKSISRLEERVGVRLFQRSTRTVRLTSEGEVFLERCKRILSEIQAAEDDLSAMTAFPRGRLRVGLALAAGLPLPVISDFMERYPEIELDLDFTDRLVDVIDEGFDVVIRGSDLSDSRLMSRPLGPYRSCLVAAPAYLQKRGVPAKPADLFNHSCLHYRWQNSGKLYQWPFKKSPFKEPGASLPIAMICSNLEALLYLAQSGRGIACVPDFTVKDQLADGRLQRVLDPHMAGGNSFHIVWPSSRQMTPKVRVFVDFVVAHFANGLVGKVS, from the coding sequence GTGGAGACATTAAGCGGCCTGGAAATCTTCGTTGAAACCGCACAGACCCAAAGCTTTATCGCCACTGGCCGAAAAATGGGCATTTCGGCTTCTGCTGTGAGCAAGAGTATTTCCAGGCTCGAAGAAAGAGTGGGCGTGAGACTTTTTCAACGCAGCACGCGCACGGTTCGTCTTACCTCAGAGGGCGAAGTGTTTTTGGAAAGGTGTAAACGCATTCTCAGTGAGATCCAGGCCGCCGAGGACGACCTGTCGGCCATGACCGCGTTTCCCCGCGGACGGCTGAGGGTTGGCTTGGCGCTCGCTGCCGGACTGCCCCTGCCGGTCATCTCCGACTTTATGGAACGCTATCCGGAAATCGAACTGGACCTCGACTTCACAGACCGCTTGGTCGACGTGATCGATGAAGGGTTTGATGTGGTCATTCGCGGAAGTGATCTCAGCGATTCACGCTTGATGTCGCGACCACTCGGACCCTACCGCTCGTGCCTTGTGGCGGCCCCGGCCTATCTGCAAAAGCGTGGCGTTCCGGCTAAACCCGCTGATCTCTTTAACCATTCCTGCCTGCATTATCGATGGCAAAACTCAGGAAAGTTGTATCAATGGCCGTTTAAAAAATCGCCCTTTAAGGAGCCCGGCGCATCCCTTCCCATCGCGATGATCTGTAGCAACTTGGAGGCCTTGCTTTACTTGGCTCAGTCTGGCCGGGGAATAGCGTGCGTCCCTGACTTTACCGTCAAGGACCAGTTGGCTGACGGTCGCCTGCAGCGGGTGCTCGACCCGCACATGGCGGGTGGTAACAGCTTTCACATTGTCTGGCCCAGCAGCCGGCAAATGACGCCCAAGGTCCGCGTTTTCGTAGACTTTGTTGTGGCGCATTTCGCTAACGGACTGGTGGGCAAAGTCAGTTGA
- a CDS encoding enoyl-CoA hydratase/isomerase family protein has protein sequence MTAINRLTVIRESKSYWRIVINNPPLNLFDLEMFAELNVLMDNIESDADLKVVVFESENEDYFVNHHDLERREVPDQPGAASFDRWPSFVTRLAQSSVVSVAKVRGRARAQGFEFALACDLRFASRERALFALVEVAGSSIPGGGGVEWLAALSGRSRALEVIASADDYDAQTAERYGFINRAIPDAELDAFVDALAHRIGSFEKRALQVSKKLVNARAGVPSEGDLWVSNHMLAGVETWPEAHVMLTRLNAAGFGQVGDFELNLGERIADLPA, from the coding sequence ATGACCGCTATCAATCGTCTGACTGTCATCCGTGAATCAAAATCCTACTGGCGCATCGTGATCAACAATCCTCCGTTGAATCTTTTCGACCTGGAAATGTTCGCGGAGCTGAACGTACTGATGGACAACATCGAAAGCGACGCCGATCTCAAGGTGGTGGTCTTCGAAAGTGAGAATGAGGACTACTTCGTCAACCACCACGATCTTGAGCGTCGCGAAGTTCCGGATCAGCCCGGTGCCGCGTCGTTTGATCGTTGGCCGAGTTTTGTCACTCGGCTCGCCCAATCGTCTGTGGTCAGTGTGGCCAAGGTCCGTGGCCGCGCCCGGGCACAAGGCTTCGAGTTTGCCTTGGCCTGTGACCTGCGCTTTGCCTCCAGAGAGCGGGCGTTGTTCGCATTGGTGGAAGTCGCCGGCTCCTCAATACCAGGCGGTGGTGGCGTTGAGTGGCTCGCCGCTTTGTCGGGACGTTCGCGGGCACTTGAAGTCATTGCCAGTGCAGACGATTACGATGCGCAGACGGCAGAGCGATATGGCTTCATCAACCGGGCTATTCCTGACGCCGAGCTTGATGCGTTTGTCGACGCGCTCGCTCACCGCATTGGCAGCTTCGAAAAACGCGCGCTGCAAGTCAGTAAAAAACTGGTGAACGCGCGCGCCGGTGTTCCCTCGGAAGGGGATCTTTGGGTCTCGAACCATATGCTCGCAGGCGTAGAAACCTGGCCCGAAGCCCACGTGATGCTGACGAGGCTGAACGCCGCTGGATTTGGACAGGTGGGCGATTTTGAGCTGAACCTTGGCGAGCGCATTGCCGATCTTCCCGCCTGA
- a CDS encoding nuclease-related domain-containing protein, with amino-acid sequence MLLSLLLVALLKMPRVKGWLGEQWVKVWAHYYLDRQVYLRLHNVTLDTLDGTTQIDHVFLSPFGIFVLETKNMRGWIFGTENQAQWTQQLYKKRFKFQNPTRQNYKHVKALEAVLGIGPESLHSVIAFVGASTFKTEMPANVTRGIGFLRYIKSFQQAVFSEAQVIAMLHVLQADRRLPTLATEREHVQRLKQRSDPSASRQCPRCGSALEVRTFKSGAKIGQQYWRCSTFPTCRTVQPVS; translated from the coding sequence ATGTTGCTGTCGCTGCTGCTGGTGGCGTTGTTAAAAATGCCCAGGGTCAAGGGCTGGCTCGGTGAACAGTGGGTAAAGGTGTGGGCGCACTATTATTTGGATCGTCAGGTCTACCTTCGCTTGCATAACGTGACGCTGGACACCCTCGACGGTACTACGCAGATCGATCATGTGTTTCTCTCGCCTTTTGGCATCTTTGTGCTGGAGACAAAGAACATGCGCGGCTGGATTTTCGGCACAGAAAACCAGGCGCAGTGGACGCAACAGCTGTACAAAAAGCGTTTCAAATTCCAGAACCCGACACGGCAGAACTACAAGCATGTGAAGGCCCTGGAGGCGGTACTGGGTATTGGGCCGGAGTCTTTGCACTCGGTCATTGCTTTTGTCGGTGCCAGCACCTTCAAGACCGAGATGCCGGCCAATGTCACCCGTGGGATTGGCTTTCTCCGTTACATCAAGTCGTTCCAGCAAGCAGTTTTCAGCGAGGCGCAGGTCATTGCCATGCTGCACGTCTTGCAAGCTGATCGCCGGCTTCCAACGTTGGCCACTGAGCGTGAGCATGTGCAACGTCTCAAGCAGCGTAGCGATCCATCGGCGTCGCGCCAATGCCCGCGCTGCGGCAGTGCGCTGGAGGTTCGCACCTTCAAAAGCGGTGCCAAAATCGGCCAGCAGTATTGGCGATGTAGCACATTCCCCACGTGTCGGACGGTGCAACCCGTCAGCTGA
- a CDS encoding LysR family transcriptional regulator: MSLTLRQVRYFVATAEIGQISQAAIHLNISQSAVTTAIKELESILGTLLFQRSAQGMSLTDAGRHFLNRAYVILRSVDDALNSPLPDIRASGLIRLAASYTVIGYFLPHHLQRLEHWHPDVAIEVHEQERASIEQGLLEGRFDMAVVLTANLTHPDIVSEILFNSERRLWLPCHHPLCERSAVSLADVAQEPYILLTVDEAEQSAMRYWEHAHQQPNVRVRTSSVEAVRSMVANGSGVAILSDLVHRPWSLEGKRIETLTVTDKVTPMSVGLAWHRDRDFSPAMQAFRTYFHDAFLAPQQLSARR, encoded by the coding sequence ATGTCACTGACCCTACGCCAGGTTCGCTATTTCGTCGCCACGGCCGAAATCGGGCAAATCTCACAAGCGGCGATCCATCTGAATATTTCCCAGTCAGCGGTCACCACCGCCATCAAGGAACTGGAAAGCATACTCGGCACGCTATTGTTCCAGCGCTCCGCGCAAGGCATGAGCCTGACGGACGCGGGGCGGCACTTTCTCAACCGCGCCTACGTGATTTTGCGCAGCGTAGATGACGCGCTAAACAGCCCGTTACCGGACATCCGCGCCAGTGGCCTGATCCGTTTGGCCGCCAGCTACACGGTGATCGGCTACTTCCTGCCGCACCATCTGCAACGGCTTGAGCATTGGCATCCAGACGTGGCCATCGAAGTTCACGAACAAGAACGGGCGTCCATCGAGCAAGGACTGCTCGAAGGCCGATTTGACATGGCCGTGGTGCTCACCGCCAACCTCACTCACCCGGACATCGTCTCGGAAATTCTTTTCAATTCCGAACGCCGGCTGTGGCTGCCCTGCCATCATCCCTTGTGCGAACGGTCAGCCGTCAGCCTCGCCGACGTGGCGCAAGAGCCCTACATTCTGTTGACCGTCGACGAAGCCGAACAAAGCGCCATGCGTTACTGGGAACACGCGCACCAACAGCCAAACGTGCGGGTACGCACCAGTTCAGTGGAGGCGGTGCGCAGCATGGTTGCCAATGGCAGTGGCGTGGCCATTCTCTCGGACTTGGTACACCGGCCTTGGTCGCTGGAAGGCAAGCGCATCGAAACCCTGACGGTCACCGACAAAGTGACCCCCATGAGCGTCGGCCTGGCCTGGCATCGCGACCGTGATTTCAGCCCGGCGATGCAAGCGTTCCGCACGTATTTCCACGATGCATTTCTGGCGCCGCAACAACTGTCCGCACGCCGCTGA
- a CDS encoding 5-oxoprolinase subunit PxpA, with the protein MQAVDFNSDMGEGFGPWTIGDGVDLELMTFISSANIATGFHAGDPGTMRRTVEQAKRLGVAVGAHPGFRDLVGFGRRHINASAQELVDDILYQLGALRELARVQGVALQHLKPHGALYMHLAQDEEAARLLVENLQRLEPELLLYCMPQSVIWRVAQELGQPVIREFYADREYDLSGSIVFTRNVRAYDPAQVAARVLRACQEGVVRTVEGAELTIEFDSICLHSDTPGALALVQATRHALDSAGIEVRTPR; encoded by the coding sequence ATGCAGGCAGTAGATTTCAATTCGGACATGGGCGAAGGCTTCGGCCCATGGACCATCGGTGACGGCGTAGATCTTGAACTGATGACCTTTATCAGTTCGGCCAACATCGCCACCGGCTTTCATGCTGGGGACCCTGGCACCATGCGCCGTACCGTTGAACAGGCCAAGCGCTTGGGTGTGGCCGTCGGCGCGCATCCTGGGTTTCGCGATCTGGTCGGATTTGGCCGTCGGCACATCAATGCGTCGGCCCAAGAACTGGTTGACGACATCCTTTATCAATTAGGTGCCCTGCGTGAACTCGCCCGAGTTCAAGGCGTGGCGCTGCAACACCTCAAGCCGCATGGTGCGCTTTACATGCACTTGGCCCAGGACGAGGAGGCGGCGCGGTTACTGGTGGAAAACCTCCAGCGTCTGGAGCCTGAATTACTCCTGTATTGCATGCCGCAATCGGTGATCTGGCGCGTCGCCCAAGAACTCGGTCAACCGGTGATCCGTGAGTTCTACGCCGACCGTGAGTACGACCTGAGCGGCTCCATCGTCTTCACCCGCAATGTCCGTGCTTACGATCCCGCTCAGGTGGCCGCGCGGGTGCTGCGTGCCTGTCAGGAAGGTGTGGTGCGCACGGTAGAAGGCGCAGAACTGACGATCGAATTTGATTCCATCTGTTTGCACAGCGATACGCCGGGGGCGCTGGCGTTGGTCCAAGCCACGCGTCACGCACTCGATAGCGCCGGCATTGAGGTTCGAACGCCGCGCTGA
- a CDS encoding acetyl-CoA carboxylase, translating into MAEYSVITPLPGTFYRKATPESANFVEVGAYVSVDTVIGLIEVMKQFSELTAGKAGRLSVFMVEDGDPVEPGQVIATLDIE; encoded by the coding sequence ATGGCCGAATACAGTGTTATCACCCCGCTGCCGGGGACCTTCTATCGCAAAGCCACTCCGGAGTCGGCGAACTTCGTCGAGGTCGGCGCATACGTCAGCGTCGACACGGTGATTGGTCTGATTGAGGTCATGAAGCAGTTTTCCGAATTGACCGCCGGGAAGGCCGGTCGCCTCAGCGTATTTATGGTTGAAGACGGCGACCCGGTGGAGCCGGGTCAGGTCATCGCAACACTCGACATTGAGTGA
- a CDS encoding acetyl-CoA carboxylase biotin carboxylase subunit — MTQGIRKLLVANRGEIAVRIIRAAKALGIPTVAACSEADVDSQAARMADQVHVLGPARADKSYLNVEALLGALTATGANAVHPGYGFLSENADFAEAVLAAGAIFVGPSPETIRRMGDKAEARRTAQAAGVPVVPGSPGELFDVESALKAAESVGFPLLIKASAGGGGRGIRLAQNVQQLSEEFPRSQREAHAAFGNGAVYLERFISKARHIEVQVLGDGVRAVHLFERECSLQRRRQKIFEEAPSPILNQQQRETLCESAVRLTESLGYKGAGTLEYLYDEASGEFFFIEMNTRIQVEHPVSELITGIDLVQAMLRIAGGEPLGLQQSDIHINGAALQMRLNAEDPTRDFFPSPGVVEALNWPQGDGIRVDSHLYQGYRVPPYYDSLLAKLIVHGRDRTEALARAQIAVAQTTLTGMASTLSLHGELLEQPWLHLADFHTGTLETWLAERRSGGQA, encoded by the coding sequence ATGACTCAAGGCATTCGTAAATTACTGGTCGCTAACCGCGGCGAGATTGCCGTGCGAATTATCCGTGCCGCCAAAGCGCTGGGGATTCCCACCGTTGCTGCGTGCAGCGAAGCAGACGTCGACTCCCAGGCCGCGCGCATGGCCGACCAAGTGCATGTTCTCGGCCCGGCCCGTGCCGACAAAAGCTACCTCAATGTCGAGGCCCTTCTGGGGGCGTTGACAGCCACTGGGGCGAATGCAGTGCATCCCGGTTATGGCTTTCTCTCGGAGAACGCCGATTTCGCTGAGGCGGTGCTGGCTGCCGGGGCGATTTTCGTCGGTCCGAGCCCGGAAACGATTCGTCGTATGGGCGATAAAGCCGAGGCGCGGCGTACCGCACAAGCGGCGGGCGTGCCGGTGGTGCCTGGTTCGCCAGGTGAGCTGTTCGATGTCGAGTCGGCGCTTAAGGCGGCTGAGTCGGTCGGCTTCCCTCTGTTGATTAAAGCCTCGGCCGGTGGCGGCGGGCGTGGTATTCGCCTGGCGCAAAACGTCCAGCAATTGAGCGAAGAATTCCCCCGTTCCCAGCGCGAAGCCCACGCCGCGTTTGGCAATGGCGCGGTGTACCTGGAGCGTTTTATTAGCAAGGCCCGACACATTGAAGTGCAGGTGCTGGGGGATGGTGTGCGCGCCGTGCATCTCTTCGAACGCGAGTGTTCGCTGCAACGTCGGCGTCAGAAAATTTTCGAAGAGGCGCCGTCGCCGATTCTGAATCAGCAGCAGCGCGAAACCCTTTGCGAGAGCGCAGTACGTCTGACCGAATCCCTGGGCTACAAAGGCGCTGGGACGCTCGAGTATTTGTATGACGAAGCGAGCGGCGAGTTCTTTTTCATCGAAATGAATACGCGGATTCAGGTCGAGCATCCGGTCAGTGAGCTGATTACCGGCATCGATCTGGTCCAGGCGATGCTGCGCATTGCCGGCGGCGAGCCGCTGGGCCTGCAACAAAGCGATATCCATATCAACGGTGCCGCGTTGCAAATGCGCCTGAATGCCGAAGACCCGACGCGCGATTTCTTCCCCAGCCCTGGGGTGGTCGAGGCACTGAATTGGCCGCAAGGCGATGGGATTCGTGTCGATAGCCATCTCTATCAAGGCTACCGCGTGCCGCCGTACTATGACTCGCTATTGGCCAAGCTGATCGTCCATGGTCGTGATCGCACCGAGGCGTTGGCCCGAGCGCAGATTGCCGTGGCGCAGACCACGCTCACCGGCATGGCCAGCACCTTGTCACTGCATGGCGAATTGTTGGAGCAACCTTGGCTGCACCTCGCCGACTTCCATACCGGCACCCTGGAAACCTGGCTGGCCGAGCGCCGCAGTGGAGGTCAAGCATGA
- a CDS encoding allophanate hydrolase subunit 1, with protein sequence MSTPIRYSFGADEHLFAEVSDSMSLEAFFKGMAVTRAVERLALDGVLDICLANASFQIRFDPDRIDPYDLLEAVQSAEAGAVAERTLQTRIIEVPVLYNDPWTHETLMRFRDRHQDPSATDLEYAARINGLADIDAFIAAHSGAPWFVSMVGFVAGLPFMFQMVERERQLQVPKYLRPRTDTPKLTLGHGGCFGCIYSVRGAGGYQMFGVTPAPIYDPQQHLAYLKAHMVFFRPGDIVQFKPIDREAYDVAVAEVEAGRFDLKIRPLEFSLDAFLADPIGYPKSLQEVLA encoded by the coding sequence ATGAGCACACCCATCCGTTACAGCTTTGGCGCCGACGAACATTTGTTTGCTGAAGTCAGCGACAGCATGTCGTTGGAGGCTTTCTTCAAGGGCATGGCAGTCACCCGCGCGGTCGAGCGTCTGGCGCTTGATGGGGTGCTGGATATCTGCCTGGCCAATGCCTCGTTCCAGATCCGTTTTGACCCAGATCGCATTGACCCCTATGACCTGCTTGAAGCGGTGCAGAGTGCAGAGGCTGGCGCCGTCGCTGAACGCACGCTACAGACGCGGATTATTGAAGTGCCGGTGCTCTATAACGACCCCTGGACCCACGAAACCCTGATGCGTTTTCGTGACCGCCATCAGGACCCGAGCGCCACGGACCTGGAGTATGCCGCGCGGATCAACGGCCTGGCTGATATCGATGCGTTCATCGCGGCGCACAGCGGTGCGCCGTGGTTCGTCTCCATGGTTGGCTTCGTAGCGGGCCTGCCTTTCATGTTTCAAATGGTCGAGCGTGAACGCCAGTTGCAGGTGCCCAAGTACCTGCGTCCGCGCACTGACACACCTAAACTGACCCTCGGTCACGGCGGTTGCTTTGGCTGTATCTACTCGGTACGCGGTGCTGGCGGTTACCAAATGTTTGGCGTCACTCCGGCCCCGATTTACGACCCGCAGCAGCACCTGGCGTACCTGAAAGCACACATGGTGTTTTTCCGCCCTGGCGACATCGTCCAGTTCAAACCTATTGATCGTGAGGCCTATGACGTCGCCGTGGCTGAAGTAGAAGCGGGGCGCTTTGACCTGAAGATTCGTCCGCTGGAGTTTTCGCTGGACGCCTTTCTCGCTGACCCCATCGGCTATCCCAAGTCGTTGCAGGAGGTGCTGGCATGA